The following are from one region of the bacterium genome:
- a CDS encoding CBS domain-containing protein: MSARAADIMSREIEMVPEDMTVSDLATFLTDKEISGAPVVDKAGQLVGVVSTTDIVRCEADRTGSEGTSEPPAFFLTSQWRGMNREDYGGLTIRDEGLLVRNIMTPTVFTVTLETPIQQIARTMVAGRIHRLLVTEKEKVVGIITSLDLLKLLCE; the protein is encoded by the coding sequence ATGAGCGCAAGAGCTGCAGACATCATGAGCAGGGAAATCGAGATGGTCCCCGAGGACATGACGGTCTCGGATCTGGCGACGTTCCTCACCGACAAGGAGATCTCGGGCGCGCCCGTCGTGGACAAGGCCGGCCAGTTGGTCGGCGTCGTTTCGACCACCGACATCGTCCGCTGCGAGGCGGACAGGACCGGATCCGAAGGAACGTCCGAACCCCCGGCCTTCTTTCTCACGAGCCAGTGGCGGGGAATGAATCGCGAGGACTACGGGGGACTCACGATCCGCGATGAAGGGCTCCTGGTCCGGAACATCATGACGCCGACCGTCTTCACGGTGACCTTGGAGACCCCCATCCAGCAGATCGCCCGCACGATGGTGGCCGGACGCATCCATCGCCTGCTGGTCACCGAAAAGGAAAAGGTGGTCGGGATCATCACCAGCCTGGATCTGCTGAAGCTGCTCTGCGAGTGA